The following coding sequences lie in one Gemmatimonadota bacterium genomic window:
- a CDS encoding PQQ-dependent sugar dehydrogenase, whose protein sequence is MLLPLLLALQQPRDCAGAATPVVAPAGYCVRLFASRVGAVRHLLVHPSGTIVVATKTRPGLLRLRDTTGDGVADQVVPFGPGLGGTGVTWQQGWLYFAADEGVIRYRWPAGAKAPADSGEWIARGLPGRTKGSAHYMKGIAIGRDGAAYVSIGSGSDNCQVADRGKESPGKWPCDELATRAGIWRFTPTAGRAEWHGERYATGLRNAMAIASDATTGHLWAATHGRDFLNRVWGWPDSTSADQPAELLVDVIRGADFGWPYCHGEYTARRTALVRSPDYSGRREVDCATRNSPAMGFPGHWAPMAMTVVTKELPAPWRNGLLIAFHGSRSRAPLPEQGHGVFFVPFNARGQLRGSNQQFVSAAGRPGLLRLSGVAVAPGGTVYLSDDDHGRIYRLERHPTGALR, encoded by the coding sequence ATGCTCCTCCCCCTCCTGCTCGCGCTCCAGCAGCCCCGTGACTGCGCCGGGGCCGCCACACCGGTCGTGGCGCCCGCCGGCTACTGCGTCCGCCTCTTCGCGTCGCGGGTCGGCGCGGTCCGGCATCTGCTGGTCCACCCCTCCGGGACCATTGTGGTGGCGACGAAGACTCGGCCGGGGTTGCTCCGACTCCGGGACACGACCGGCGATGGCGTTGCCGATCAGGTGGTGCCCTTCGGCCCCGGGCTGGGCGGCACCGGCGTGACCTGGCAGCAGGGCTGGCTCTATTTCGCGGCTGATGAAGGGGTCATTCGCTACCGCTGGCCCGCTGGTGCCAAGGCGCCCGCCGACTCCGGCGAATGGATCGCGCGCGGTCTGCCCGGCAGAACGAAGGGATCGGCGCACTACATGAAGGGGATTGCCATCGGACGGGACGGCGCCGCATACGTCTCGATCGGCTCCGGCTCAGACAACTGCCAGGTCGCCGACCGCGGGAAGGAATCGCCGGGGAAATGGCCCTGCGATGAGCTCGCGACCCGTGCCGGGATCTGGCGATTCACGCCGACGGCAGGGCGCGCTGAGTGGCACGGCGAGCGCTACGCAACCGGACTCCGCAACGCCATGGCGATCGCGAGTGATGCCACCACCGGCCATCTCTGGGCGGCGACCCACGGCCGCGACTTTCTCAACCGCGTCTGGGGCTGGCCTGACTCCACCTCGGCCGATCAGCCGGCCGAACTCCTCGTCGATGTCATCCGCGGTGCTGACTTCGGCTGGCCGTATTGTCATGGCGAATACACCGCTCGTCGCACCGCCCTGGTGCGGTCCCCCGATTACAGCGGTCGCCGTGAAGTCGATTGTGCGACCCGGAATTCGCCGGCGATGGGTTTCCCGGGCCACTGGGCACCGATGGCAATGACGGTCGTTACCAAGGAACTGCCGGCGCCGTGGCGCAATGGATTGCTGATTGCTTTCCATGGCTCGCGCAGTCGCGCGCCGCTTCCCGAGCAGGGGCACGGTGTCTTCTTCGTGCCGTTCAATGCCCGGGGCCAGCTCCGCGGGTCGAACCAGCAGTTTGTGTCCGCAGCCGGCCGGCCCGGCCTGCTGCGTCTCTCAGGGGTTGCCGTGGCGCCGGGTGGCACGGTTTACCTCAGTGATGACGACCACGGCCGGATCTATCGCCTTGAACGACACCCGACCGGAGCACTCCGATGA
- the ettA gene encoding energy-dependent translational throttle protein EttA, with amino-acid sequence MSHQYIFTMRDLRKIVPPKREILKGIYLSFYPGAKIGVIGSNGSGKSSLLKIMAGVDQDFLGEAKPADGVRIGYLPQEPVLDNTKDVRGNVEEALADVRALLTKFEEISMKFSEPMSDDEMTALLDKQAALQDRIDAANAWEIDRTLDIAMDALRLPPAEAAVANLSGGEKRRVALCRLLLSKPDMLLLDEPTNHLDAESVAWLERYLKEFPGTVVAITHDRYFLDNAAEWILELEHGAGIPWKGNYSSWLDQKEKKLATEEKQASARQRTLERELEWVRMSPKARQAKSKARLQAYDALVAEEEKADATGHEILIPPAPRLGDEVVIAKNLKKGFGDTLLFEGLNFSLPRSGIVGIIGPNGAGKTTLFRMITGQEQPDDGELVVGKTVQTAYVDQSREALDPEKTVYQEIAGDYDNLQFGSRTVNSRAYCGWFGFKGSDQQKKVGTMSGGERNRLHLAKLLKSGGNLLLLDEPTNDLDVDTLRALEDALLTFSGCAVVISHDRWFLDRIATHILAFEGDSEVVWFEGNYQDYSADYKKRKGVAVDQPHRIKYRKLTH; translated from the coding sequence ATGAGCCATCAATACATCTTCACCATGCGCGACCTTCGGAAGATCGTCCCACCGAAGCGCGAGATCCTCAAGGGGATCTACCTCTCGTTCTATCCTGGCGCCAAGATCGGCGTGATCGGCTCCAACGGCAGCGGCAAGTCGTCCCTGCTCAAGATCATGGCCGGTGTCGACCAGGATTTCCTCGGCGAGGCGAAGCCGGCCGACGGCGTCCGCATCGGCTACCTGCCACAGGAGCCTGTCCTCGATAACACCAAGGATGTGCGCGGCAACGTCGAAGAGGCACTCGCCGACGTGCGGGCACTGCTCACGAAGTTCGAAGAGATCTCGATGAAGTTCTCCGAACCGATGAGCGACGACGAGATGACCGCGCTGCTCGACAAGCAGGCCGCGCTGCAGGATCGCATCGATGCCGCGAACGCGTGGGAGATCGATCGCACTCTCGACATCGCGATGGATGCCCTGCGGCTCCCTCCGGCCGAGGCGGCCGTGGCCAATCTCTCGGGTGGCGAGAAGCGCCGCGTGGCGCTCTGCCGCCTGTTGCTGAGCAAGCCCGACATGTTGCTGCTCGACGAGCCGACGAACCACCTCGACGCCGAATCGGTCGCGTGGCTCGAGCGCTATCTCAAGGAGTTCCCGGGGACGGTGGTGGCGATCACCCACGACCGCTACTTCCTCGACAACGCCGCCGAGTGGATTCTCGAGCTCGAGCACGGCGCCGGGATTCCGTGGAAGGGGAACTACTCCTCCTGGCTCGACCAGAAGGAGAAGAAGCTCGCTACCGAGGAGAAGCAGGCCTCGGCGAGGCAGCGCACGCTCGAGCGCGAACTCGAATGGGTGCGGATGAGCCCGAAGGCGCGCCAGGCCAAGAGCAAGGCCCGCCTGCAGGCCTACGACGCCCTGGTCGCCGAAGAAGAAAAGGCCGATGCCACGGGCCACGAAATCCTGATTCCGCCGGCCCCGCGCCTCGGCGATGAAGTGGTGATCGCGAAGAATCTCAAGAAGGGCTTCGGCGATACCCTGCTCTTCGAAGGGCTCAACTTCTCGCTGCCGCGTTCCGGCATTGTCGGTATCATCGGCCCCAATGGCGCCGGCAAGACGACGCTCTTCCGGATGATCACGGGACAGGAACAACCCGACGACGGCGAACTGGTGGTCGGCAAGACGGTGCAGACGGCCTACGTCGATCAGTCGCGCGAAGCGCTTGATCCCGAGAAGACCGTCTACCAGGAAATCGCCGGCGATTACGACAACCTGCAGTTCGGCAGCCGTACGGTGAATTCGCGTGCCTACTGTGGCTGGTTCGGCTTCAAGGGAAGCGATCAGCAGAAGAAGGTCGGCACGATGTCGGGCGGCGAGCGCAATCGCCTTCATCTCGCCAAGCTGCTCAAGTCGGGCGGCAACCTGCTCCTCCTCGACGAGCCGACCAACGACCTCGACGTCGATACGCTCCGCGCCCTCGAGGACGCGTTGCTGACCTTCTCGGGCTGCGCCGTGGTGATTTCCCACGACCGCTGGTTCCTCGATCGCA